One segment of Paramormyrops kingsleyae isolate MSU_618 chromosome 8, PKINGS_0.4, whole genome shotgun sequence DNA contains the following:
- the mych gene encoding myelocytomatosis oncogene homolog, with protein MLQSFTPTHDWDCDSEPLLFDEEFCQILLKDLQMLPTPPQSPPTKTGLIKPWSKVDQLEFVSELLLEDFSWDRDVEAADAGGSEEQRSHESEDCLWRFGGEKSADEKLSTVLSTSPLLSDIDTTIFEEIAGSTLHCHDVALECRSLEDQDLFEDSREQRESSSDFSSMSTGSESSTSDSEDEIDVVTVKRPGAVLRAQQAEDRARRRAIKRRHQEIQMQHNYAAPCPASPRRPEAAPLQQKRTRGEAHRQPFPVGRTRGSVVRQAAEMEDEEERRRTHNVMERQRRNELKNCFLRLRDHVPELSHNDKASKVVILKKARDSIRSLEAESQRLCARQDRLAQKQEQLRRRLEQLR; from the exons ATGCTTCAAAGTTTTACCCCGACGCACGACTGGGACTGTGATTCGGAGCCGCTGCTGTTTGATGAGGAGTTTTGTCAGATACTTCTAAAGGATCTGCAGATGCTCCCCACGCCGCCCCAGTCTCCACCTACAAAGACCGGGCTCATCAAGCCGTGGTCCAAGGTTGACCAGCTAGAGTTCGTGTCGGAGCTGCTTTTGGAGGATTTCAGCTGGGACCGCGATGTAGAAGCCGCAGACGCCGGCGGGAGCGAGGAGCAACGTTCACATGAGTCCGAGGACTGCTTGTGGCGCTTTGGCGGTGAGAAATCCGCGGATGAAAAGCTGTCGACCGTGCTGTCCACCAGCCCTCTTCTTTCGGACATTGATACCACCATTTTCGAGGAGATTGCCGGTTCCACGCTTCACTGCCACGACGTGGCGCTAGAGTGCCGATCTCTGGAGGACCAGGATTTATTCGAGGACAGCAGGGAGCAGAGGGAATCCTCCTCTGATTTCAGTTCCATGTCCACGGGGAGTGAATCATCTACTAGTGATTCTG AAGATGAAATAGATGTTGTAACAGTGAAGCGGCCCGGCGCCGTCTTGCGGGCACAGCAGGCAGAAGACCGCGCACGGCGGCGAGCCATCAAACGCCGCCACCAGGAGATACAGATGCAGCACAATTATGCAGCCCCGTGCCCGGCATCGCCACGCCGACCTGAGGCCGCCCCCCTCCAGCAGAAGCGGACGCGGGGCGAGGCACATCGGCAGCCCTTCCCCGTGGGACGCACGCGGGGCTCCGTGGTGCGGCAGGCGGCCGAGatggaggatgaagaggagcgGAGGAGGACGCACAACGTGATGGAGAGGCAGCGGCGCAACGAGCTGAAAAACTGCTTCCTGCGGCTGCGCGACCACGTCCCAGAGCTGTCGCACAACGACAAGGCGTCCAAGGTGGTGATCTTAAAGAAGGCCCGAGACAGCATCCGCAGCCTGGAGGCtgagagccagagactgtgtgcTAGGCAGGACAGGCTGGCACAGAAACAAGAGCAGCTCAGACGCAGACTGGAGCAGCTGAGGTAG